In Thermodesulfobacteriota bacterium, a single window of DNA contains:
- a CDS encoding ABC transporter ATP-binding protein, with protein sequence MSEALIKLVNVVKKYDTNSEEITVLDGLNLGMFEGEFVAIMGPSGSGKTTILNLIAGIDGTTDGQIFVGPDEISAMTEGELARWRSQHVGFIFQFYNLIPALTAFENVELPLLLSPLSKSERREHVETALEIVGLTDRSSFYPRQLSGGQEQRVGVARAIVTDPTILLADEPTGDLDAKSAGEILFLLENLNKTFKKTIVMVTHDQNAAARASRIIHLDKGLLRADVPMNNNQAISN encoded by the coding sequence ATGTCCGAAGCTCTTATCAAATTGGTCAATGTGGTTAAAAAATATGATACCAACTCTGAGGAAATCACCGTATTAGATGGTTTAAACCTAGGGATGTTTGAAGGGGAATTCGTAGCAATAATGGGCCCCTCGGGGTCTGGCAAAACCACCATTCTTAATCTCATAGCTGGGATTGATGGTACGACTGACGGGCAGATATTTGTAGGTCCAGATGAAATTTCAGCCATGACTGAAGGTGAACTCGCCCGTTGGCGAAGCCAACACGTTGGTTTCATTTTTCAATTCTATAATCTTATTCCAGCGCTTACCGCCTTTGAAAATGTTGAACTCCCGCTACTACTCAGTCCGCTCAGTAAATCGGAGAGACGAGAGCATGTTGAAACTGCGCTGGAAATAGTGGGGTTGACGGACAGAAGCTCGTTTTACCCGCGCCAGCTCTCAGGAGGACAAGAACAGCGTGTTGGTGTTGCGCGCGCAATTGTGACTGATCCTACAATATTACTAGCTGACGAACCGACAGGTGATCTGGATGCTAAGAGTGCCGGGGAGATACTTTTTCTGCTAGAAAATTTGAATAAGACATTCAAAAAAACTATCGTAATGGTGACCCATGATCAAAATGCGGCGGCTCGTGCGTCTCGAATTATCCATCTTGATAAAGGTCTATTGAGAGCTGATGTACCCATGAATAATAATCAGGCTATTTCTAATTAG